GTAAAAATTACACCGTTAGAAGCTGAAGCTTTTGTAATAGTATGTCCTGCTATTTCTAAAGGTTGAGGACTAGATAAAGTCTTGTCAGGATTTATAGTCAAAATTTTGTAAGTATTATCTTCTAATCTAGCAACAATTACACCGTTAGAAGCTGAAGCATTTATAATAGTATGTCCCGCTATTTCTAGAGGTTGTAGGCTGTTGTCAGGATTAATAGTCCAATATCTGTAAGTAAAATCGTCTAATGTAGCAACAATTACACCGTTAGAAGCTGAAGCACCTCTAATAGTATGTCCCGCTATTTCTAGAGGTTGTAGGCTGTTGTCAGGATTAATAGTCCAAGCTCTTGTAGTATGATCTTCTAATGTAGCAATAATTACACGGTCATAAATATTAGCAAATTTAATAGTATGTCCCGCTATTTCTAAAGGTTGTAGGCTATTGTCAGGATTTATAGTCCAATATCTGAAGGTATTATCTTCTAATCTAGCAACAATTACACCGTTTTCAGTTGAAGCATATTGAATAGTATGTCCCGCTATTTCTAAAGGTTGAGGATTAGATAAACTATTGTCAGGATTTATAGTCAAAATTTTGTAAGTATAATCGTCTAATTCAGCAAAGATTACACCGTTAGAAACTGAAGTATATCTAATAGGATGTCCTGCTATTCCTAAAGGTTGAGGACTAGATAAACTATTGTCAGGATTTATAGTCAAAACTCTCCAAGTATTATCTTCTAATTTAGCAACAATTACACCGTTTTCAGCTTTAGCACCTCTAATAGTATGTCCCTCTATTTCTAAAGGTTGAGGACTAGATAAACTATTGTCAGGATTTATAGTCAAAATTTTGTAAGTATAATCGTCTAATTCAGCAATAATTACACCGTTAGAAGCTGAAGCATCTCTGAATAGTATGTCCCGCTATTTCTAAATCGTTAAGGAAGCAGTAAAAATTAGAATTTTTTGTAAGTTGCTTCAATAAATCATGTGGTAAAAAATTTGTTGCAGTATTGAATTCTTCAGATTCAATAAAAGATTCGGGATTTTGTTTAAATCTTTCTATTAATTCTGTAGAGTTACTTATTTGTTTAATTGTTTCATCGCGGATTTGTGGAATATTTAAGAAGTCAACCGCAAGTAAAAGTTGCCTTTGTTGTTCTAATGGATAGTTTTTTATTTTAGTTGCTAATTCAGTCTCGGTATGCCTTGGATTTGCAATTACCCAGCAGGGCATTAACAAATTCATTTGTTGGAGTGTGATATTTGGTAAAGTAATTGCGTCTTCCTGAGCATCTGAAACTTCAATCATACTTTTTAACATTTGAGATTTTTGTATTAGTGTATTATTGATATCAAAAGTTTCTCCGTTTTCTAATTTAAAAGGCAAAGCATTCATTGTGCTTGCAATCAAAACAGATCCAAGCAATGCGAATTTAACGATTTTTGACATATTTTTCATAAATAACTCCATTTTTCTATATTTATATACTAATTGAATTTACGGTATAAACAATCATAGCTTAATAAATTATAATTGCAACGAGGGGGGGGTATGCAAAAATTGTGGGTTTTTGATGTATTTTAAATTTATTAAAACAGATTTTGCTGATTTTCTTTGATTTTTTCGAAATTTTTGAGAAATGAGTCGCGATGAATAATTGATTTTTGATTATTATTCAAAGCTTCATAATGTTTGGATGTTGCGTATCCTTTGTGGTCAGAAAAATAAAATCCAGGAAAATTTTGATCAAATTCGTTCATTAATCTATCACGAGTTACTTTTGCAACGATAGAAGCAGCTGCAATTGATTTTGACAAGCTTTCGCCGTAGTTGAAGTGATAAGTTTCTAGAATTTGTGGCTTTGCAGAATCTGAAATTTGTAGGGGCATAGCATCGATAAGTAAAAACTGTGTTTTTTGAAATATTTGCTGTGGAATGATGCTAAA
This genomic stretch from Candidatus Dependentiae bacterium harbors:
- a CDS encoding ribonuclease HII; amino-acid sequence: MKTLNFQKKRNFYEKTAWANENFVCGVDEVGRGCLAGPVIVAAVILPQNASHKLLKDSKQMTEDERNAAFEWIIQNCYFSTAAINHRTIDNINIYQATLHAMHKSVIQLFSIIPQQIFQKTQFLLIDAMPLQISDSAKPQILETYHFNYGESLSKSIAAASIVAKVTRDRLMNEFDQNFPGFYFSDHKGYATSKHYEALNNNQKSIIHRDSFLKNFEKIKENQQNLF